A stretch of DNA from Malus sylvestris chromosome 9, drMalSylv7.2, whole genome shotgun sequence:
GTGATTTTAAATATGAGTACCCTACTTTAATTAATAATGATGTCTTTTATGGTAAAACCCCACACTTGACAGATTAGGCAGGTGGTAAAGTTGTCGATCTAAAaatttcaacatggtatcaaaaCCCATGATTAAGGGCATGTGCAAGCCAAAAGCTTGTCACCAGGAAGTGTGGGATTGGAAACAAGCTTGGACTCTTAACATAGAGCCAGTCTCTGAGTTCTTAAGAGGCACTTCTTGAACAGATTGAAACAAGTCTGGACTCCATTGGAGCTAACCCTTAAGTTTCAATTGATGATCCTCTTCTTGAAAAGAGTGAAAACAAGTCTGGACTTCATTGGAGCCAACCTCTAAGTTTCAATTGACGATGTGTGGATCTCTATATGTGAACCACTAAATGGGGTTACAAGTGAGGGGGCATGTTGGTAGTCCCACATTGGTGGGGGAAGTCAACAAGGATGGCTTTAAATATGATTaccctactctaactaataccgaggtcttttgtgataaaactccacacctgacggattgggcaAGTGGTAAAGTTGGGGATAGTATCGGTATCATTTTCttgaaaagattgaaaacaaaTTTGGACTTTATTGGAGCCAACCTCTAAGTTTAAATTGATgatgtgtggatctccacgtgtgaaccactaaatggggttacacgtgagggggcgtgttgGCAATCCCACATCAGTGGGGGAAGTCAACAAGGGTGGCTTTAAATATGATTaccctactctaactaatattgaggccttttgtggtaaaactcCACACCTGACGAATTGGGCAGGTGGTAAAGTTGAGGACAGTATTGGTGTCGTTAGGGGGCTCCTCGAGCTCGTTGATCTAAAAAATTCCAACACTTCCTGGATCATATTTGCCACTTCTACAAAGCCCTTGTTTCATTCATTCTCGCATCGCTAAAAAAACCTACAAAGGCTTAGTAGAAACTCAAGCTCAAATTTATGCTTGAAAGGTAAATTTATTATCTCTTATTGGTCGGGCCACTTTTGTTCAGTCTGTCACCTCCGCTGTCCAGTATATGCTTTGCAGACAATATTACCAATTACCATTCCAGATAACCTTGAGTGTCAAAGATTTTTCTAAGGCAAGAGAAGTTTGGCAAAAGTTGGAAAGTATAAACAATAGTCAGACCACATTGATTTTCATGATTGGCTTCATTTTAATCTCACCACTAATCACTcatattggggggggggggggggtttagaGTAGATGTTAGTATTTTCCATTGCTTGTTGGTTTATTTGGTATTGGCGAAATAAATTTGTTTTCGAGCAGGATTTTGCAATGTTTGATGAGCTTACAGTCGCTATTTGTGCATATTTTCATGAATGGTTAGCATTCTAATACTCACAAGATTGATAAACGCCGTAAGATTGAATCTTTGCTCCACTGGAAAGCTCTTCATTCAAAATTGATTTAAACTTAATGTTGATAGTTTTAAGAAGGAAAATAATAATCCTTACATAAATAACTGGCAGCCGTGCCAGAGGCAATACGTGTATGGAATCATATACTGAGGATATCGTCACTTCTATGTTACGATTTGAGGAGAGAAGGGCGGAGTAGGGAAGCCGGCCGGGAGGAACAGCACCTGATCTTAGCCGGGAGGCAGGGGGTAGCCTGGCAGAccagatatatatttttttttcaaattaattaTTGTATAGAAAGACAAGGATATGTTGTATATCATAAACTTATAACTTGGTCCCTTATTGAATGAAAGGGCAGGCTTCTGCTTTGAATAATACCACTTCAGACTTCAGTCCAATTATTGTCTTCCTGTTCTGGAAATTGACAACTCCATGTGATGAAAAAAACATCTCATGTATAATTGTACGGATGAAAATTGCTGCTTTACACTACACATTTAACGTGATTAGAAATTCCATGAAAATttacaaacaaaacaacattgtGATGTGTCATAGCTGAAAAGGAGTAAGGATGTTTGTACATAGCCTGAAAAGGAGTAGGGATGTTTGTACATTCCTTCCCCACAGCAAAACCACATAGCAAAAGGATTACACACACagctaacaaattaataaacaCAAAATCATCCATTCGGTCAACGATAAGTCATTTTATATGATAATATCACATGCATGTCAATTAAATAATTCTCCTGCTCAACTAAGGTTAATAAAATCTATTTGGGCTAATTGGATACGTGATTCTTGTGGTGATAAGGTATTTGGAAGATAGCACATGTAgtaaaaaattcggatttaaacctaATGGTGATAGGGTATTTGGAAAACAGTCCATTTCTATTGAGCCACAACGAAGGGAGTGCAGAAATTCACAGTTTCGTTTTTGGATTTAACAGAGAGATAATGGAAATTTGGTTTTTGAGCTTAAACCTAACGAACTTCACCAAAAGGGTTTAAAAccgaattttttttaccacatggcTATCTTCAGAATACCCTATCATCACGAGTACTATTTATACGTGAACTTTCTTCATTGAACGTGAATATCACATGCTAAAACTTCTCTTCATTGAACTTTCTTAAAAGCAAAAAATACTAATCGACTCAACACCTACTTGTGCAGATATTGGCTAAACCAAACATTAGATGTGAAAAATTAGCACTTTGCCAAATAATATTCCGAGTgagcaaaagagagaaaaatataacAATGGCACACAGACAAAATATAAAAGTTGAGGAGCCGGGTGATATAATATTAGACATTGCAATTGTAGGCTCGGACGACTCAAGGAGAAGAAGGTTGCCTGCACCACTATTAGGAACATTACAAATCAACATTTCAGAGGTAACATGCATGGTCTTCTCTTCTGCCATGAAAAATTCATGCcttcatataattaattaattaattaactagttaTTAGTGTTAATTATCTAGAGAGCACTCTCTAACATTTCCATCCTCCatcgttttcttcttcttcagaacaaagtttcaatcaatttttttttttaaataccttTTACTTTAACAATATTAGCGATTAGTTTTAGGTTGCCTTTTAATTAGCTCGTGTGCTTCTGTTGCAGGGCGTGTTCGAGGAAAAAGGGAGCATACTTGAACCAGCAGAGGCTGTGGTAGCATCTATGAAAAAACTTTATGAACTCTTTGTAGCGAAACGACGTAGTTTGACTcgtttcatttttaaatttttgtttcctCGGGTGCAAAGCAATGTTGTTTGGCctgggttaaaaaaaaatataaaaatataaaaatataaaaaaataaaaaaaataaaaaaactaaaacggAGCAACGCCCTGTTAGCAGTCCAGAAAAGCAATGACTTTAAATAGGAATACTCCACTGTAACTAATACCAATATCTTTTGTGGGAAATACCAATatcttttgtggtaaaacctgACGGATTGGGCAGATAGTAAAGTTGAGGATAGTATCAGTGTCGTTAAAGTTGCCCCCCCAAAGCCCATCAATCTAAAAAATTTcagcatggtatcagagcccacaGTTACGGGCCTATGCAAACCAAAGGCTTGTCACCTGGAAGTGTGGGCTTGGAAACAAGCTTGAACTCAACATAGAGCCAGCCTCTGAGTTCTTAAGAGTCACTTCTTGAAAAAACAAGTTTGGACTCTATTGGAGCCGatctttgattttcaatttctgatgTGTGGATCTTCacgtgtgaaccactaaatggGATTACACATGAGGGGGCGTGTTAGCAATCCCACATCAGTGGGGGTAAAGAAAAGCAATaactttaaatagaattataccccactctaactaatacagAGGCCTTTTGTAATAAAACCTCATACCTCACAAATTAGGCAAGTGCTAAAGTTGAAGATAGTATCGGTGTCGTTAGAGCGCCCCCCTCGGACCTGTCGATATAAAATAATTTCAACACGCCCCactatagaaaaccaaaatgcagCACCAGAGCAAAGGGGTGAAAACCTGGATTTTGGGAACAAACTTCAGCGACTAGAGGTGCGAGCACACCTCTTTGCGTCTTTGTAGCTTCGCCAATGCACGTCTCGATATTATTTATGAGGAGTTCTTGAtaattactttaaagtgttaataacaGTCTCTTTCTTATTCTGTTAGGTCCAGTACACCCTACAATCTTAAAATATGCATAAATTCACTCATAGAATGAGAAAATGCCTTGTGTCATTTTCAAGTTTGGAAAAGGATCCTCCCCGGATCCTTTTCCTTGGGATCTTAAGAATCCCTTGATCATGATCATGAATCGTACATTatacggtcagtttttgtttagtactatttatatttaattttaaattttaaattttgaaataatttctaactacacgatatacgatgaacggtcacGAGATCCCTAGAATCCCCAGGAAAAGGATCCGGTGAGAACCTTTTCCGTCAAGTTTGACACCATTTGAAAATTGGTGAGACATGAAAAAGTTCTTGATCCTCACTCCCCCCCACAAGGCAAGCTCAAACTCGCCCGTGATAGAATTTGTACCCGCGCGTTGCTGCAGGGttgaaaattatatgaaagaTATTGGAAAAGGTTACCACTTCAATGCTTATATACATCGAACTTAATCTTAGATATATCCATAGAAAATTGGATGAGAACGACGACCACACAACGGCCTAGGATCTTGCACAAAGagaataaaagtaaaaaaaaaaaaagtctaaagagagtgaaaaaaaacattatatttCATTGCATTCTATTACTCTAATTATACACTTCACAACGGCCTAAGGAAAGTGGTTTCTTATTGATTAAATGAAGCCTCACTGACTCACACATACAGACTGATCTAAACTATTCAAGAATGTGCATCTTCTAGAGCTCACTTGCCATTGAAGCCTCATAGTCCTAACCGAGTTAAACCAATTAATAAAGCTCATTTCGATAAAACTTGCACACAGAATGAGAAGCCAGTCTCAAGTACAAATGCTTACTTGAGTAATATGAAAAGCCTGCTCAAGACGCTGAATTTGAATCCATTGTTCACCAAAAAATGTTGTTCATCTGCAAGCAAAGACAAAGAAGCCAATTGCAAAATGACACCATACTCATAGTCTCATAGACCGAAGATTGTAGGAAGCATATCAGCATATAGTATACGACCTTTTGAGCATGCGAGGCAACTGTTCCAAGTCGATCCTTAGCATCCCGTGCTTTCGACGATCAAAGTTGAACCTTCTAGACGCCTCCCATAAAATCCATACCTAAAAAGCAATTCCAAAACTTATTTCTCAAAGTCCAACACTGGATTgaaaaattgcaaaaacaaaCTGGAAAATTCGAAAGAATTTATAAGGCGGTGGGATGTTGTACAGGGTTGGTACCTGGAGCTTGAGAAATCAAAGAGCTTGCCAGTTTGGGAAAAGATGATAACAACAGCTTCAGATTCACACAGAATGGACAGCTCTCCAGCATTCTTCAAATCCACTCTTCTCCTCTTTGAGAAGGTCACCTGCCTTGCCGGCAAGTAATCGATCTTCCTGATCTTGATCTTCTCCCTCATCATTTTCTCCAATTCTTCCTACCCCTTTCAGAAACAATAAttcaagtaaaataaaataaaccaacTACTTCGAATTTccacatatatataaatgtcCACAAACTCAAAAACTACGTTATATTTTCTGGGTTTCTGATAATTTTAAGGATTATTGACCACAAAACCTAGCATTTCAAATCTAAATAAGTAAAACAAAACCCAGATCAACCCATCAACCACAATCAACTGTCCAATATTTCGTATTTACCAAACTTGATtaacacccaaaaaaaaaagaagcaaaactCCCTAATTTTACAAAATACAATCAAATCAATAAAACCCAGATGATTTCATGAAGCAAAAAACAAATTCAATCAGAGGCAGAACCATATAAACCCAGAAAGAAATTCAAACATTCCAAATTTCTGAAGCAACATATGACCATAGAGATTGAGCGGAGAAGACCAAACAAAACTCTAAAATCTTGAAATCACTCACCTTAAATAGATAGGGATTTGAAGGCTGCAAACAAAAGCCCCAAATCCGAAGAACCATGATTtcctaaagaaaaaaataaaacaaaagtaaacacCATGATGGGGAATCCAAAGCTATAAACAAAATCCCCAAACTTATACCGGGTCACCACGCCCTTGTCTATGGAATCCGACGGAACCCACGCTGGTGAACCCCTTTGATTTTCTTATGCTAAGCAGGAGAAATGGAGGGTGAATCGGTGCTGTAGCTGGTTGCGAGATAGAAACAGAGAAGTCGATGGAaaataaggaaaagaaaagtGCCGAGGAAAAGAAGAGCAAGGAAGCAGGGGGAACACCCCAGCTCTTTCAGAGCACTTTCAGCTTTGGCTGGAGCTCGGGGGACAGGCCAGCAAATAGGGCCCGAGAGCCCGGCTTATTGACTCCAGCTTGTGGGAGCCCGAGGGACAAGCAGGCCCGAGCACCAGGCCTGTCACGAATTGCCAACTCGTTAGCCCAAAGGCTATTTGACGCAAGGCTAACATCagctcctttttttatttttttctgtcagaCGCGTGCACTGCACCCGTGCTTTGGGCGCGTCACCCGAAATGTTTTCAGCGAATGGGGCATGCGGCGCAGTTTCAAATTATTACTGTTGGGAAAccacgtggcttcccatggTCCGTTGGATCTCAACGGCAAGAAAATGTGGACCGTCAAATTtgcaacggtaaaaaaaataaataaatcttatttaatatcaaccgtttgATCTGGGATCaacaatttatattattttcctttataaataaaaaaaagaaaaagtagttttaaaattcaaaaatgttaccgttgtgccatgtggcacaatctggagtgttggaattcaattttttttaaatccaaaggcagagattaattagttgaattaaaaaaatttaaaaataaataaaaatccgaaaaaaaaattttgaaattttttaaaaaaatttgtttttacttttctatatataccttctcattatcatctaccttacaccacaaatttatattttctcaactatttTCAACCACATtcttatctttctctcaaagtttcagtccaaatttttttaacaaatgactACTAATGCAGGTACGAATAtgacgcttcttgaagatgttgcgttgtgtactagctgagatgcagttgcgaaaaatgtggagtcttattcataccaattatcttgagaaaatgggtgggaaaagaaccaaagaatcaatGACTCGACAGGGCCTGCAAATCTAACCCACAacttggatgactcgacgggaatgtgaggctctgcccattcttgcttcgtcatctTTCCTTCTACACTCTTCATCCTCTTCCCTCTCATTTTGGGCCACCtggagattgaacattccttcttattggttaaacaattattcctcttgctgatcgatttcccacatcatccttgaagaagaagacattgtaaaaatgaagcagaaactatgaataatgatagagatcttgagaaaattggtgtgagatttgcgaggatggatggtggattatatagaggattcagaaaggattaggttgtagataatgtcaCGTGGCATGCcttcattcgttaaaaatctaatggaaatctatcctcaaagattatgacacgtggcgcgacgtgattggttaataatcttatcggaaatccatcaccaataattgtattttcggataatgacacgtggcgcaacgagtatgattaaaaatcttatcggaaatctatcaccaataattgtcttttcggaTTTTATGACATGTGGctcaacgagaacgattaaaaatcatatccgaaattacaaataaaattattttgtattattttataactttTCGGATAAtaacacgtggcgcaacgagaatgattaaaaatcttatcgaaaatccatcaccaataattgtcttttcagattttatgaCACATGGCGCAAGGAGAACGATTAAAGATCTTATTCGAAatcacaaataaaattattttgtattattttataacttttcggataatgacacgtggcgcaacgagaacggtTAAAattcttatccgaaattacaaataaaattattttgtattattttataaataaataaaatactaatattttattgcctattgctaGGGCTATTGAAGTGCAACGGTGGAAATGCAAAAGGCgattactgttcactgggtggATAGCATAGTGTATTGCCTGGGGGGTGTTCCCACGCTGGAACTGCTCTCAGCCTGCTTCCATTTCACTGATGACAAACACGTGTAAAACATGGCGCAACTAAAATCAAatagaccaagcagcggcaaaTCCGCCATTTCACTGTTAGTGAACAATGCTCTCTCTCACATGATGAACGGTATTTTTGTTGCTGAGTttagtatatataaataaatgtctttTGTGAATGGCAGGGAATTGGACAAAACCATCGCTTCTTCTTTTTAAAAGCATCCTTTTTTTAAtgggaattttaacaaaaagctttCAGTATTGTtcaatttaacgaaaaaccacatttttacattaaaaagtcaatcctggtactattcactttaccctttattttgtttttattgttaaaactcaaaattttcaagccctttttattcgtttttcctttttttttttttttgttaagtaAAAGCATCCCCTTTTTTAACTTCAATGTGCATTCTCACTTCCTTCCTGACTATTTCGAACACAAAACATCAATACAAGTAAACAGTGAGTCAACACTCTTAGTATATTAgtaaaatgaaaaaaacttctttcttttattcaaTAATTATTATGAGTTGTGTATATTGATCAACCTGTAAGTAGATACAAACACTAATAATGCAGTtagttagaaaaaaaaaatcattttgttttctttcaagTTTCTCAACTAACCGGGACCCAATATTCCCTTTGGCATTCTTACACCAACAAAGAAACAACAACGAAACACACAGGAACACAAAAATTAGGGACCTCTTTTTATCTACTTGCCCACCATCACAAAtattaccttttttttcttgtacGGTTTGGTGGTAGGGAATGAAACCTAGCTACATTCACTTCTTCTGATTTGCAGTTGACTGGTTTTTCCATGAGTGTAATGCTGAAGCTCGATGGACCCCAGGCTGTATAATATTCGAAAATAGTCATTCCTTATTTGTCTGTCAATCACAATCAATTTGATGAGTTTTGCGTACATGTAAAGTGTGTATAATCCTACAGAGAATATTTACATTAGTTATAAGGCCTCAGCATTTGATATAACTAAAAGACAACCTGTATCAACTCATTCTTCGAGTCAAGAATATCAGAGCTTTCTTAGAGGGGGAATAGATAGGCTCTAAAACCATGTCTTGGTTTTTTTATAGTTATCATTCTTATTACTGCTCTTACATTTCATACTCCTTCAGAGGCTAGCCATGAGAAGAACGATCCTTCTGCAGTTGTTGTGGGCACTGTCTACTGTGACACATGTTTCCAAGAGGATTTCTCACATACCAGCCATTTCATTTCAGGTAAattcatctcaaattttcaacaagttcttcatcaaatttatttttatattgtaATCCGGCTATAAAACAGACAACCGTTCAATGATTTCCGTACACCTTCTCCTCATAAACAGACGTCCGTTCAATGATTTCCTTACACCTTCTCCTCCATACACTCatgtttattttgtaatttctaaattcaaatgaatcaaagaaaatcaaaataacGAAAAAAACAAGtgtacaaaatgaaaaaaaaaaagaaagcaaaatccAAGAAAATGACTAAAAACCTTTATACAAGTATTTCCTATATCTGAGTCAAATATACAACTATGAAAAGTAAATAACAAATCAATTACAAAAAAATCTCGCCTAACTCCTTGGTTGTAAGGCTCTGCATTCAATCACGATTTCTTTCCAGACAACGAGTGGTAAGGATATTATTTCTCTTGAAGAAAAGTTGGAGGATATGTCATTTGTATGTGTTGATATCATTGTCGCCACATATGTATGTCATCAGTAACTTTAAATGACTTATCCCCATACAAAGTATAATAGTTGGTCTAAATGATTTATCCCCATACAAAGTATAATAGTTGgtctaaaccctaattccataAACGACCATACTGTTTAAATGAAATAATTGCTCGGTTCCATTTTACCCCCAcattttctgcttttgttttgttgcaaGAGTTTAACTTGTTATTTGGAATATATTGTTCACAGAAAGCACATGTTCAGAAATTTTTGGCTACTGAAGATGCACTGAAAAAAGCTGCAGAAGTTAGGGATCTATGTCAAAAACTTATTAAACGCTTGCATGGCAATACTGATGTAATTTCTTCAGGAACATCACAAAATGTGGGCAGTCTTAGGCAACTTGAGGTAAATCTTCCTTGCATATTAAAAGTATTAACTACCAATAGTTTGGGTGGAAATAGCACCATGGGTGACAGGTTTGATTAGTTTCAGTCTTTTGATCCTTTTCATAGTTGTATACTGTATACTAGGTTACTTTTAACCTGCACTGTGTTATCATCTGGTTTTTTACAGTCTTCCATTTTCTTTGTGTAGCTGGAGGTTTGGGCCAAGGAAAGAGAAGTTGCTGGCTTGAGGGCTAGCTTGAATACACTGATGTCTGAAATACAACGCTTAAATAAATTATGTGCGGAAGGGAAAGAAGTTGAAGGTTCTTTGAaaaagaagtggaagaagattGAAGAATTTGATTACCGCAGATCAGAACTTGAAATCATATATACCTCTTTACTAAAAGTTAACATGGTAAGGATCTCAGCTTCAATAGTGCTTATAAATTTACTAGTAACTTCATATACTGGCATTGTATAAGCCATGTCTCGTCATTCCATGAAGTGTCGGCTCTTTTTCTCTAAGTTCCAGGCAAAAGGTCATATATATAATGTTGaattgtaatcttgtcttggcccaaGACAATTGATCAGGCCCATACACAAAGAAAGATTCATGCACATGCTAGAGAGTTCTAGCAAATTCAAGTTGGTGGAATGCATGCATAAATATCCAAGGCTTTTTGTAGAAAGATCTAGAATCTTGTAAAATTGTGTGGTTGTTAAGCACTAGCTAGAAAGTTCTAGCAATGTCAAAGTTGGCAAACGTTGCCTATAAATAGGTGAGGTGCTAAGCTATGTGATGTAACAACCAAGAGAGCATgtagtgagaagtgagagtgccaagtgagaagtgagaagaagcaacaaagcttctaagagtgtttgagtgtttcctcttgtactaagtttgtgagtgaataaaaatcttgtgtaatacttttgagtattctttctttctcttgcctatcaattccgctgcattacattcttctttgagagataaacatctccaaagtagtgaaatctttttaagccccaacaaTATGCATGCTCTGATGTCTTATTTTGTTCTATTTCATTGTTTGTGTGCCTGCTTAATGGGTGCTTTCAGTTCGAACTTACATTTACTGGATAAAAGGTTTGGAGGGTTCAGACGCTGCCCTAGCATCAATCCTAGAGTCCCTGGAATTCTGTTCGAAACTTCGTGGTTCTGAAGCTAGTGTGTTGGAGGACATGGTAAAGGCAATTAATTTGGTCCATACACCACAGGATCTTGTTGAAAGTGGTCATGTGTTGTTGAACCATGCCTATAGAGCTCAACAAGAATATGAAAGGTAAAACTTCACATGGCCTTATTTTACAGGAAACTAG
This window harbors:
- the LOC126582955 gene encoding MADS-box protein AGL24-like isoform X1; this encodes MVLRIWGFCLQPSNPYLFKEELEKMMREKIKIRKIDYLPARQVTFSKRRRVDLKNAGELSILCESEAVVIIFSQTGKLFDFSSSRYGFYGRRLEGSTLIVESTGC
- the LOC126582955 gene encoding MADS-box protein AGL24-like isoform X2, encoding MVLRIWGFCLQPSNPYLFKEELEKMMREKIKIRKIDYLPARQVTFSKRRRVDLKNAGELSILCESEAVVIIFSQTGKLFDFSSSRYQPCMDFMGGV